The genomic DNA AGGCGCGCGCCGAGGCTGCGGCCGGCGCATCCGGCCTGTCGGTCAACGCCTGGCTCGTGCGGGCCGTGAGCGGTGCCCTCGACGAGCGCCCGGCGGAGCCCGCTGCCCCCTCCCGGCACCCCGGTCGCCGGCTGACGGGGTGGGCCCGGTGAGCGCCGCCGACGACAGGCGCGCTGTCGGCGGCGCCGGCACCCCTCTCGGGGCCGCCCCTGCCGCACGGCCCGCCGAGTCCCTCGGCTCCTCGCCCGCCTCCTACCCCGTCGACGGCCCGGTGCGGCTCGACCTGCGCTCCGGCAGCGGCCGCGTCACGGTGCACGCCCTCGACACCGCCGAGGTCACCGTCGACGTCCGGCCGTCGGACTCCTCCGCCCGCTCCGCCGAGGCGGCCGGCGCGACCGTGGTCCGGCGCGTGCAGGACGTCGTCGTCGTGCAGGTCCCCCGGTCCGTCGGCTTCCTCGGCCGGGACGGCGCCGTCGACGTGACGGTGACCGCACCCCGCGGCTCGTCGGCGGAGGTCAGCAGCCGGTCCGGCGACGTGCTCCTCACCGGTGAGCTCGACGAGGCCACCGTGGCCTGCGGGTCCGGCGACGTCTCCGTCGACCGGGTCCGCGGACGGGCCCGCGTGACCACGGGCTCCGGCGACGTCACGCTCGGCGAGGTGGGTGCCGCCCAGGTGCGGTCGGGCTCCGGGACCGTCCGGGTCCGCGCCGTCGTCGGGCCGCTCGAGGTGGGGACCGGGTCCGGCGACGTGCTCGCCGGCCCGGTCGGCGGCGAGGTGGTCGTCCAGACCGGGTCGGGCGACGTGCAGCTGGCCCGTACCGGCGCGGACGTCACCGTGACCACGGGCAGCGGCGACGTCGTCCTCGCCGCCGTCGCAGGCCGGGTCGCGGTCAAGACGGCCTCGGGCGACGTGGGCGTCACCGTGGCCGACGGCACGGCCGTGCTGCTGGACTGCTCGTCGGTGTCCGGCCGGCTCCGCAGCGACCTCGAGGCGTCCGGCGAGCCCGGCCCCGACGAGGCCCGCCTGCTGCTGCGCGCCCGCACCGTGAGCGGCGACCTCCTCGTGCAGCGGGGCGCGCCGGCGGCCCGCTGAGGCCTCCCCGCCCGTCCCGTCGCCCCCGTGCGACACGCCCGTC from Aquipuribacter hungaricus includes the following:
- a CDS encoding DUF4097 family beta strand repeat-containing protein encodes the protein MSAADDRRAVGGAGTPLGAAPAARPAESLGSSPASYPVDGPVRLDLRSGSGRVTVHALDTAEVTVDVRPSDSSARSAEAAGATVVRRVQDVVVVQVPRSVGFLGRDGAVDVTVTAPRGSSAEVSSRSGDVLLTGELDEATVACGSGDVSVDRVRGRARVTTGSGDVTLGEVGAAQVRSGSGTVRVRAVVGPLEVGTGSGDVLAGPVGGEVVVQTGSGDVQLARTGADVTVTTGSGDVVLAAVAGRVAVKTASGDVGVTVADGTAVLLDCSSVSGRLRSDLEASGEPGPDEARLLLRARTVSGDLLVQRGAPAAR